The Primulina tabacum isolate GXHZ01 chromosome 7, ASM2559414v2, whole genome shotgun sequence genome includes a window with the following:
- the LOC142551518 gene encoding protein RER1A-like, with translation MNAGGGTGDLGDTSAASAAAQFSHAMWQWYQHLLDKSTPLVLYRWIFLSVIAFMYALRVYILQGFYITTYGLGIYILQLLIAFLSPQVDPEIRELNDGPTLPTRGSEEFRPFVRRLPEFKFWHSLTKAFCFVFVLTFFSAFDVPVFWPILLFYWLILFVSTMKRQIMHMIKYKYVPFTFGKQRYHGKNVASGDDTNTARL, from the exons ATGAATGCGGGTGGCGGAACAGGCGACCTCGGCGATACTTCCGCCGCCTCCGCCGCGGCGCAATTCAGCCACGCGATGTGGCAGTGGTACCAGCACTTACTGGATAAATCGACTCCGTTGGTACTGTACCGGTGGATCTTCCTGTCGGTGATCGCTTTCATGTACGCATTGCGTGTGTACATATTGCAGGGCTTCTACATCACCACGTACGGTCTGGGAATCTACATCCTGCAGCTGTTGATTGCGTTTTTGTCGCCACAGGTGGATCCCGAAATCCGAGAGCTGAACGACGGCCCCACGCTCCCTACTCGGGGCTCCGAGGAGTTCCGCCCCTTTGTCCGCCGTCTCCCCGAGTTTAAGTTCTG GCATTCTCTCACAAAGGCATTCTGCTTTGTTTTTGTGCTGACCTTCTTCAGTGCTTTTGACGTGCCAGTATTTTGGCCAATTCTTCTTTTCTATTGGTTGATTCTGTTCGTTTCAACAATGAAGAGGCAAATAATGCACATGATCAAATATAAATACGTGCCTTTTACATTTGGGAAGCAG CGTTACCATGGGAAGAATGTAGCTTCTGGTGATGATACAAATACTGCCAGGCTTTAA
- the LOC142551517 gene encoding protein DCL homolog, chloroplastic, producing the protein MGPSQIRSAFLTVLKPVSTATQSMAAPLLLRALPFLRHRLIPQHIRRITGPVTLRSWCGTAESSRIDSDSPSLGKIPSSRTANDQRHYSRWDDPDFRKWKDKEAEILKDIEPIICLTKEILHSDRYMDGERLTHEDEKVVVDKLLVHHPHSEDKIGCGLDSIMVDRHPQFKHSRCLFVVRTDGGWIDFSYQKCIRAYIRDKYASHAERFIKEHFKRSSC; encoded by the exons ATGGGTCCTTCGCAAATAAGAAGTGCGTTTCTTACTGTGCTGAAACCGGTAAGCACGGCGACCCAATCCATGGCCGCTCCGCTCCTCCTGAGAGCTCTACCTTTCCTCCGCCACCGCCTTATTCCGCAGCACATACGACGCATAACTGGGCCAGTAACTCTCCGTTCCTGGTGCGGCACTGCAGAATCAAGTCGGATCGACAGTGACTCGCCGTCTCTGGGTAAAATCCCCAGCTCACGGACTGCTAATGACCAGAGACATTATTCGAGATGGGATGACCCAGATTTTCGGAAATGGAAAGATAAAGAAGCTGAAATACTTAAAGACATTGAGCCCATTATTTGTCTCACCAAAGAAATCCTCCACTCCGACAG ATACATGGATGGAGAACGACTTACCCATGAAGACGAGAAAGTTGTGGTCGATAAACTTCTTGTGCATCATCCTCATTCTGAAGATAAGATTGGATGTGGACTGGATTCAATTATG GTTGATCGACATCCCCAGTTCAAGCATTCAAGATGCCTTTTTGTGGTACGAACCGACGGTGGATGGATTGATTTCTCCTACCAGAAATGTATCCGGGCCTACATTCGAGATAAGTACGCTTCCCACGCCGAAAGATTTATAAAAGAGCATTTTAAGCGCAGCAGTTGCTAA
- the LOC142551515 gene encoding cyclin-D3-1-like: protein MSFHQLNPLSTIDSLHCEEEHWDCNEEIIENNARSYFFIAEEGVGDSDLDKDNNKLINSESFVGFLEQKSLGEDEELKCLLAKEKGNEVCGGFEPSPSRGEAVEWILKVTGYYSFSALTAVLAVNYLDRFLYSFQSHREKPWMTQLVAVACLSLAAKVEETQVPLLLDLQVEEAKYVFESKTIQRMELLVLSTLQWKMNPVTPHSFLDYISRNLGLKSSFSKDVLRRSECLLLSIISDCRAVCHLPSALATATMLYVINSVEPTIGVQYQDHLINILGTNKEKVEDCCRFIQDVATSVHFCSSNKRKFRSSPCSPNGVLEVSLGSESSNDSWAVKSIASASSSPEPLSKKTKSQSQNHAIF, encoded by the exons ATGTCTTTTCATCAACTAAACCCATTGTCCACCATCGATTCTTTGCATTGTGAGGAAGAGCATTGGGATTGTAATGAAGAAATTATAGAAAACAACGCAAGAAGCTATTTTTTCATCGCGGAAGAAGGGGTCGGGGACAGTGATTTGGACAAAGATAACAATAAGTTAATTAATTCTGAATCTTTTGTGGGTTTTTTGGAGCAGAAATCTTTGGGCGAAGATGAagaattgaaatgtttattgGCCAAAGAGAAGGGAAATGAAGTGTGCGGTGGATTTGAGCCGAGCCCATCTAGGGGTGAGGCAGTGGAGTGGATTCTAAAGGTTACTGGGTATTACTCCTTTTCTGCTCTAACTGCGGTTCTTGCAGTTAATTATCTGGATAGGTTTCTctacagttttcagtctcacaGAGAGAAGCCGTGGATGACTCAACTTGTTGCTGTGGCTTGTCTTTCTTTGGCTGCAAAAGTTGAGGAGACTCAAGTGCCTCTACTTTTAGACCTCCAA GTGGAGGAGGCCAAGTATGTGTTTGAGTCAAAAACCATTCAAAGAATGGAGCTTTTGGTTCTTTCAACGCTTCAATGGAAGATGAATCCAGTCACCCCACATTCATTTCTTGATTACATTTCGAGGAATCTTGGATTAAAGAGCTCTTTCTCTAAAGATGTCCTCAGGAGATCCGAGTGCCTGCTTCTTTCCATTATTTCTG ATTGTAGAGCAGTGTGCCATCTACCTTCTGCATTGGCCACTGCCACAATGCTGTATGTTATAAATAGTGTTGAACCCACCATTGGAGTGCAATATCAAGATCACCTGATAAACATTCTTGGAACAAACAAG GAAAAAGTGGAAGACTGCTGCAGGTTCATACAAGATGTGGCCACAAGTGTGCACTTCTGctcaagcaacaaaagaaagttCAGATCGTCGCCTTGCAGTCCCAATGGGGTATTGGAAGTCTCATTGGGCTCGGAAAGCTCAAACGATTCCTGGGCGGTGAAGAGTATCGCATCTGCCTCCTCCTCACCAGAGCCTTTGTCCAAGAAAACCAAGTCCCAGAGTCAAAATCATGCAATTTTCTGA
- the LOC142550912 gene encoding uncharacterized protein LOC142550912 isoform X1, producing MFLRALKILQKLSLLSLNLCVSLPLFPTTMEGGLPMLNCLLQHTLRSLCTASDSSSKWIYAVFWRILPRNYPPPKWDHGGSLLDRAKGNKRNWILVWEDGFCDFCECERAGSGFLKGRFGADIFFKMSHEVYNFGEGLVGKIAADNSHKWVFRDSPTENDPSFISSWNASVDPQPRAWEFQFNSGIETIAIISVREGAIQLGSFDTVVEDLNLVLNIQRKFSSLQSIPGSYMIQRPYLPIQNPNFDSSNPQVLMAANEASCRLEDKPQIIGSKRRNDDQTEDSPVKAMFLGYNSPKNDMSESIPMWPIPPLLPSMACNLGAILSKIPSASQSCYVNQNNFFNSNLKSGGTSHDLRFDEIPIDNVKEEVNQEENASHLGYDQPHRVRESVANDQKYQ from the exons ATGTTTTTGCGGGCACTAAAAATACtacaaaagttgagtttattatctCTGAATTTGTGCGTTTCTCTTCCCCTTTTTCCCACTACAATGGAAGGCGGACTTCCAATGCTTAACTGTCTACTACAGCACACACTCAGAAGTCTGTGTACAGCTTCGGATTCTTCTTCTAAATGGATATATGCGGTCTTTTGGAGGATTCTTCCAAGAAACTACCCACCCCCGAA GTGGGATCATGGAGGAAGCTTGCTTGATCGGGCCAAGGGAAATAAAAGAAACTG GATTCTTGTTTGGGAAGATGGGTTTTGTGATTTTTGTGAATGTGAAAGAGCTGGAAGCGGATTCCTAAAGGGAAGATTTGGTGCTGATATTTTCTTCAAAATGTCCCACGAGGTCTATAATTTTGGAGAAGG ATTGGTGGGTAAAATTGCAGCAGATAATAGCCATAAATGGGTTTTCAGAGATAGCCCAACTGAAAATGATCCTAGCTTCATTTCTTCATGGAATGCATCCGTTGATCCT CAGCCAAGAGCATGGGAGTTTCAGTTCAATTCTGGCATTGAG ACTATTGCAATTATATCAGTAAGAGAAGGTGCCATTCAACTTGGATCATTTGACACA GTGGTTGAAGACCTCAACTTAGTTCTAAACATACAGAGAAAATTCAGCTCCCTCCAAAGCATACCGGGCTCATACATGATACAAAGGCCGTATTTACCGATCCAGAATCCGAATTTCGACAGCAGTAATCCTCAAGTACTAATGGCAGCCAATGAAGCATCATGTAGACTTGAAGATAAGCCTCAGATTATCGGTTCAAAAAGGCGAAACGATGATCAAACTGAGGATTCGCCCGTAAAGGCGATGTTTTTGGGGTATAATAGCCCAAAAAATGACATGAGTGAATCAATTCCAATGTGGCCAATTCCACCTCTTTTACCCTCCATGGCCTGTAACCTCGGAGCCATTCTGTCGAAAATTCCCTCTGCCTCCCAATCTTGTTATgtcaatcaaaataattttttcaataGCAACTTGAAGAGTGGTGGCACGAGCCACGACCTCCGGTTCGATGAAATCCCGATCGATAATGTTAAAGAAGAGGTGAATCAAGAAGAGAATGCAAGCCATTTGGGATATGATCAACCTCATAGAGTTAGAGAAAGTGTTGCAAATGATCAAAAGTACCAATAA
- the LOC142550912 gene encoding uncharacterized protein LOC142550912 isoform X2: MFLRALKILQKLSLLSLNLCVSLPLFPTTMEGGLPMLNCLLQHTLRSLCTASDSSSKWIYAVFWRILPRNYPPPKWDHGGSLLDRAKGNKRNWILVWEDGFCDFCECERAGSGFLKGRFGADIFFKMSHEVYNFGEGLVGKIAADNSHKWVFRDSPTENDPSFISSWNASVDPPRAWEFQFNSGIETIAIISVREGAIQLGSFDTVVEDLNLVLNIQRKFSSLQSIPGSYMIQRPYLPIQNPNFDSSNPQVLMAANEASCRLEDKPQIIGSKRRNDDQTEDSPVKAMFLGYNSPKNDMSESIPMWPIPPLLPSMACNLGAILSKIPSASQSCYVNQNNFFNSNLKSGGTSHDLRFDEIPIDNVKEEVNQEENASHLGYDQPHRVRESVANDQKYQ, from the exons ATGTTTTTGCGGGCACTAAAAATACtacaaaagttgagtttattatctCTGAATTTGTGCGTTTCTCTTCCCCTTTTTCCCACTACAATGGAAGGCGGACTTCCAATGCTTAACTGTCTACTACAGCACACACTCAGAAGTCTGTGTACAGCTTCGGATTCTTCTTCTAAATGGATATATGCGGTCTTTTGGAGGATTCTTCCAAGAAACTACCCACCCCCGAA GTGGGATCATGGAGGAAGCTTGCTTGATCGGGCCAAGGGAAATAAAAGAAACTG GATTCTTGTTTGGGAAGATGGGTTTTGTGATTTTTGTGAATGTGAAAGAGCTGGAAGCGGATTCCTAAAGGGAAGATTTGGTGCTGATATTTTCTTCAAAATGTCCCACGAGGTCTATAATTTTGGAGAAGG ATTGGTGGGTAAAATTGCAGCAGATAATAGCCATAAATGGGTTTTCAGAGATAGCCCAACTGAAAATGATCCTAGCTTCATTTCTTCATGGAATGCATCCGTTGATCCT CCAAGAGCATGGGAGTTTCAGTTCAATTCTGGCATTGAG ACTATTGCAATTATATCAGTAAGAGAAGGTGCCATTCAACTTGGATCATTTGACACA GTGGTTGAAGACCTCAACTTAGTTCTAAACATACAGAGAAAATTCAGCTCCCTCCAAAGCATACCGGGCTCATACATGATACAAAGGCCGTATTTACCGATCCAGAATCCGAATTTCGACAGCAGTAATCCTCAAGTACTAATGGCAGCCAATGAAGCATCATGTAGACTTGAAGATAAGCCTCAGATTATCGGTTCAAAAAGGCGAAACGATGATCAAACTGAGGATTCGCCCGTAAAGGCGATGTTTTTGGGGTATAATAGCCCAAAAAATGACATGAGTGAATCAATTCCAATGTGGCCAATTCCACCTCTTTTACCCTCCATGGCCTGTAACCTCGGAGCCATTCTGTCGAAAATTCCCTCTGCCTCCCAATCTTGTTATgtcaatcaaaataattttttcaataGCAACTTGAAGAGTGGTGGCACGAGCCACGACCTCCGGTTCGATGAAATCCCGATCGATAATGTTAAAGAAGAGGTGAATCAAGAAGAGAATGCAAGCCATTTGGGATATGATCAACCTCATAGAGTTAGAGAAAGTGTTGCAAATGATCAAAAGTACCAATAA